The Actinomycetota bacterium genome contains a region encoding:
- the pknB gene encoding Stk1 family PASTA domain-containing Ser/Thr kinase has protein sequence MDLQPDALVGQMVDGRYLVQARLARGGMATVYQALDVRLDRVVALKVMHRHLAEDPDFVARFQREARAAARLAHPHVVGVFDQGAADGLVYLAMEYVPGRTLRDILREFGPLTPEQALVLLDPILEGLAAAHAAGFVHRDIKPENVLVSDDGRVKVADFGLARAVATSNTSATQGVLIGTVAYLSPEQVESGEADERSDIYAAGILLFEMVTGQVPHAGASPLSVAYQHVNQDVQSPSALRSDIPADVDALVITATRRMPSQRYQNTQDFLADVRRVRAVLPSPRPFTDIRTTLVVDASTNARLNAGAKPPQQPAPAPASIAVAGTQAPRRRLGRRSWALIGLAIATALAVLGGVLLSSALGHKIPTPSIVGQSVDQARVLLAKSGLSLEVSGEVFSESIPASIVISSDPEAGADIKEQSAVAVTVSKGPERYTIPATQGQSVEAATAALSALPVEVGTQVPVFDNTAPAGTIAGTRPAAGSEVKRGSSVDLLVSKGPEPVQIPELIGKKQQGATAALKSLGLDADITRTYSESVAKGRVMSATPGAGTTVNSGTSVELIVSDGPPPVVVPKLIDMRRRDAIAALTRLGLKAKVISGQATPLNRVYSQNPAAGTEIPKGSTVTISVI, from the coding sequence ATGGATCTGCAACCCGATGCCCTCGTCGGCCAAATGGTCGATGGGCGCTACTTGGTGCAGGCCAGACTTGCCCGCGGTGGCATGGCCACGGTCTACCAAGCCCTCGATGTGCGCCTTGATCGGGTAGTCGCGCTGAAGGTGATGCATCGCCATCTCGCCGAGGATCCTGACTTTGTGGCCCGCTTTCAGCGTGAAGCCAGAGCTGCGGCCCGACTGGCTCACCCGCACGTCGTGGGCGTATTCGACCAAGGCGCAGCAGACGGGCTCGTCTATCTGGCCATGGAGTACGTGCCGGGGCGGACCCTTCGCGACATCCTTCGCGAATTCGGCCCGCTGACGCCCGAGCAGGCACTGGTCCTGCTTGACCCGATTCTTGAAGGACTCGCAGCGGCGCATGCCGCGGGCTTCGTCCATCGCGACATCAAGCCCGAAAATGTCCTTGTCTCCGATGACGGGCGTGTCAAAGTCGCAGACTTCGGTCTGGCACGAGCCGTCGCCACCTCCAATACCAGCGCCACCCAAGGGGTGCTCATTGGCACCGTCGCCTACTTGTCGCCGGAGCAGGTCGAAAGCGGCGAGGCAGATGAACGCTCTGATATCTACGCCGCCGGCATCCTGTTGTTCGAAATGGTCACCGGGCAGGTGCCACATGCGGGCGCCAGCCCATTGTCAGTGGCCTACCAGCACGTCAATCAGGATGTGCAAAGTCCTTCGGCTCTTCGATCGGACATCCCGGCCGACGTTGACGCACTTGTCATCACGGCAACCAGGCGGATGCCATCGCAGCGCTACCAGAACACTCAGGATTTCCTCGCCGACGTGCGTCGAGTGCGCGCGGTGCTGCCAAGCCCACGCCCGTTCACGGACATCCGCACCACCTTGGTCGTCGATGCCAGTACCAATGCACGCTTGAATGCCGGTGCAAAGCCACCGCAGCAGCCTGCGCCTGCCCCTGCCAGCATTGCCGTTGCAGGCACTCAAGCACCCCGACGCCGCCTGGGCCGACGCAGCTGGGCGCTCATCGGCCTGGCCATCGCCACCGCGCTTGCAGTGCTCGGTGGAGTCCTGCTCAGTTCAGCACTCGGACACAAGATCCCCACGCCCAGCATCGTTGGCCAAAGCGTCGATCAGGCCCGTGTACTTCTGGCCAAGAGCGGGCTCAGCCTTGAGGTGTCCGGCGAGGTCTTCAGCGAGAGCATTCCGGCAAGCATCGTCATCTCCAGTGATCCTGAGGCCGGCGCAGACATCAAAGAGCAGAGCGCCGTCGCGGTCACGGTGTCCAAGGGTCCCGAGCGCTACACGATTCCGGCTACCCAAGGCCAAAGTGTTGAGGCCGCAACGGCCGCACTCAGTGCTCTTCCTGTCGAAGTCGGCACTCAAGTACCTGTCTTTGACAACACTGCGCCCGCTGGCACGATCGCCGGAACCCGTCCCGCTGCAGGCAGTGAAGTCAAACGCGGTAGCTCCGTTGACCTGCTGGTGTCCAAGGGTCCGGAGCCTGTGCAGATTCCCGAGCTGATCGGAAAGAAGCAGCAGGGTGCGACGGCAGCCCTGAAATCCCTGGGCTTGGATGCCGACATCACCCGCACCTACTCAGAGTCGGTAGCCAAGGGCCGAGTGATGTCAGCCACGCCAGGCGCGGGAACGACCGTGAACTCTGGCACCAGTGTTGAACTGATCGTGTCCGACGGACCTCCACCTGTGGTGGTGCCCAAACTCATCGACATGCGTCGCCGAGACGCCATCGCCGCACTGACCCGACTCGGCCTCAAGGCCAAAGTCATCTCAGGTCAGGCGACACCCTTGAACCGCGTGTACTCGCAGAACCCAGCGGCTGGCACTGAGATACCCAAGGGCAGCACCGTGACCATCAGCGTCATCTAG
- a CDS encoding 3-deoxy-7-phosphoheptulonate synthase class II has product MTASLQRAHPPVFPWPDLPAYQQPPWPDPAELEAAVNELRLLPPLVFAGECDQLLNRLAAAAQGNAFVLMGGDCAETFEANTADSIRARLQTVLQMAVVLTYAASMPVVKMGRLAGQYFKPRSNPTEIREGVELTSYFGDAVNSIEFDAAHRRPDPHRLVRAYNASSSALNLVRAFTQGGYADLRQVHSWNQDFVRDSQAGERYEDMAAGIDRALAFMKACGANPDEFQRVEFYAAHEALSIDYERALTRIDSRTGLPYDVSGHFLWIGERTRQLDGAHVQFAESIRNPIGVKVGPKATPEEVLAIVQRLNPDRQPGRLTLITRMGAGNVRQALAPIVKAVEDSGIPVVWICDPMHGNTREAASGHKTRSFNDIIDEVKGFFEVHRALGSHPGGIHIELTGDDVTECVGGTGGVLETDLGDRYETACDPRLNRAQSLELAFLVADMLLQR; this is encoded by the coding sequence ATGACGGCTTCACTTCAACGCGCTCATCCGCCGGTATTCCCGTGGCCGGATCTGCCCGCATATCAACAGCCGCCATGGCCTGATCCGGCTGAACTTGAGGCCGCGGTCAATGAGCTTCGCCTCCTGCCGCCTCTGGTATTCGCTGGTGAGTGCGATCAGCTGCTGAACCGGCTGGCAGCAGCCGCACAGGGCAATGCCTTCGTCCTCATGGGCGGGGACTGTGCTGAGACCTTTGAGGCCAACACCGCAGACTCCATTCGCGCGCGACTTCAGACCGTTCTGCAGATGGCTGTCGTGCTCACCTACGCAGCTTCGATGCCGGTGGTCAAGATGGGTCGTCTGGCTGGGCAGTACTTCAAGCCGCGCAGCAATCCGACTGAGATCCGAGAGGGTGTCGAACTGACCTCCTACTTCGGCGATGCCGTGAATTCCATCGAATTCGACGCGGCTCACCGACGTCCGGATCCGCATCGGCTTGTGCGCGCCTACAACGCCTCCAGTTCAGCATTGAATCTCGTGCGCGCCTTCACTCAAGGCGGCTATGCAGACCTGCGTCAGGTGCACTCATGGAATCAGGACTTCGTCCGGGATTCGCAAGCTGGTGAGCGCTACGAGGACATGGCCGCTGGCATTGATCGCGCCTTGGCTTTCATGAAAGCTTGCGGAGCCAACCCCGATGAGTTCCAACGGGTGGAGTTCTATGCAGCCCACGAAGCCCTGTCGATCGATTATGAACGTGCCCTGACTCGTATTGATTCGCGTACTGGCCTGCCATACGACGTTTCCGGCCACTTCTTGTGGATCGGTGAGCGCACTCGTCAACTCGACGGAGCCCACGTGCAGTTCGCCGAGAGCATTCGCAATCCCATCGGCGTCAAGGTGGGGCCAAAAGCCACGCCCGAAGAGGTCTTGGCGATTGTGCAAAGACTCAACCCCGATCGCCAGCCCGGTCGATTGACGCTGATCACCCGCATGGGCGCAGGCAATGTTCGCCAGGCTCTTGCGCCAATTGTGAAGGCTGTTGAGGATTCCGGCATCCCTGTGGTCTGGATCTGCGATCCGATGCACGGCAATACTCGGGAGGCGGCTTCGGGGCACAAGACCCGTTCCTTCAACGACATCATCGACGAGGTCAAGGGCTTCTTCGAGGTGCACCGAGCACTCGGTTCGCACCCTGGCGGCATTCACATTGAGCTCACCGGCGATGACGTGACGGAGTGCGTCGGCGGCACAGGCGGAGTCCTGGAGACCGATCTTGGTGATCGTTACGAGACTGCCTGCGATCCACGACTCAATCGTGCTCAGAGCCTTGAGCTTGCCTTCCTCGTCGCAGACATGCTGCTGCAGCGTTGA
- a CDS encoding lycopene cyclase domain-containing protein: MTYTQLGLLAIASTLIIDLLILRTRLVTRKVFWVSYSIIVVFQLLTNGALTGFRIVRYSGEVIIGSTTPEDQAPPFLGDGRVFFAPVEDLMFGFALVLLTLSMWIWLGRKGVQRLPLAGPPMWRKKD, translated from the coding sequence ATGACCTACACCCAGCTTGGTCTCCTGGCCATCGCTTCAACGCTGATCATCGATCTGCTGATTCTGCGTACTCGACTCGTTACGCGAAAAGTGTTCTGGGTCTCGTACTCGATCATCGTGGTGTTTCAGCTGCTGACCAACGGGGCGCTCACCGGATTTCGCATCGTGCGGTACTCAGGGGAAGTGATCATCGGGTCGACCACTCCGGAAGACCAAGCCCCACCATTTCTGGGCGACGGGCGCGTGTTCTTCGCGCCAGTTGAGGATCTGATGTTCGGCTTTGCGTTGGTGCTGCTGACGCTGTCGATGTGGATCTGGTTGGGGCGCAAGGGTGTTCAGCGACTTCCCCTTGCCGGTCCACCTATGTGGCGCAAGAAGGACTAG
- a CDS encoding ATP-binding protein: MPGQLRVACIGGESTGKTTLAVALAEGAKGALVSEVLRAFVIEHGRPPMGHEQQGLLDEQRFQEQQCAESNPEAVIVCDPATLMIAIYSELYFDDRSLYAIALEYARDYDALLWCRPDIPWVPEPGQHDGPQFRARADELLQRWVSAHGAEIPVIEITGTLGRIECAQTQLKARLGSVWQSSAIAPPT; encoded by the coding sequence GTGCCAGGTCAGCTTCGTGTCGCCTGCATTGGCGGCGAATCCACGGGAAAGACCACCTTGGCAGTAGCGCTGGCTGAAGGCGCCAAGGGCGCTTTGGTGTCAGAAGTGCTTCGCGCATTTGTCATCGAGCACGGTCGCCCTCCGATGGGACACGAACAGCAGGGACTGCTCGATGAGCAACGCTTCCAAGAGCAGCAATGCGCCGAGAGCAATCCCGAAGCTGTCATCGTCTGCGATCCCGCAACTTTGATGATCGCCATCTACTCAGAGCTCTACTTCGATGACCGGTCCCTATATGCCATCGCCTTGGAGTACGCGCGCGACTACGACGCCTTGCTGTGGTGTCGCCCAGACATCCCATGGGTTCCTGAGCCTGGCCAGCACGATGGACCGCAGTTTCGAGCGCGCGCGGATGAGCTGCTGCAGCGCTGGGTCAGCGCGCACGGAGCAGAGATTCCTGTTATCGAAATCACCGGAACCCTGGGTCGGATTGAGTGCGCTCAAACACAGTTGAAGGCTCGCCTTGGCAGCGTGTGGCAGTCCAGCGCCATCGCACCACCGACTTAG
- a CDS encoding metallophosphoesterase — MQIHVVSDVHGQAAALVGAGVGADLFVCLGDLILYLDYEDPSQGIYAELFGEQHSREYIQARTAGRFEEARELSATAWAGLGIVDPRDRRAAMETHIRRQYSQMFAAMPEPALLTYGNVDLPMMWPDFMKPGHQVVDGESVEWAGLRLGFVGGGLFSPMRTPYELDPEVYAATLDKLGPVDILFTHIPPKMPELNYDVVARRFETGSSAINQYIERVQPKYHLFGHVHQPLHARARIGKTECMNVGHFNARKKPFVLKVDVEDHRG, encoded by the coding sequence GTGCAGATCCACGTCGTATCCGACGTTCATGGCCAGGCCGCTGCGCTCGTGGGCGCAGGTGTTGGTGCCGATCTTTTCGTCTGCCTGGGTGACCTGATCCTTTATCTGGACTACGAGGATCCTTCGCAGGGGATCTACGCCGAGCTCTTTGGCGAACAGCACTCGCGCGAGTACATCCAGGCGCGAACCGCAGGACGCTTTGAAGAGGCCCGGGAGCTCAGCGCGACCGCATGGGCTGGGCTGGGAATTGTTGATCCGAGGGATCGACGAGCCGCGATGGAGACGCACATCCGTCGCCAGTACAGCCAGATGTTTGCTGCGATGCCCGAACCTGCCCTGTTGACATACGGCAATGTTGACCTTCCGATGATGTGGCCGGACTTCATGAAGCCAGGACATCAGGTCGTTGACGGGGAGAGTGTGGAATGGGCTGGGCTACGCCTTGGATTTGTTGGCGGCGGCTTGTTCAGCCCGATGCGCACGCCCTACGAACTTGACCCGGAGGTCTACGCAGCGACTCTGGACAAGCTTGGACCAGTTGACATCCTGTTCACGCACATCCCGCCGAAGATGCCGGAGTTGAACTACGACGTGGTTGCCCGAAGATTCGAGACCGGAAGTTCGGCGATCAATCAATACATTGAACGCGTGCAACCCAAGTACCACCTCTTTGGTCATGTGCATCAGCCCTTGCATGCGCGAGCCCGAATCGGCAAGACCGAGTGCATGAATGTCGGACACTTCAACGCGCGCAAGAAGCCTTTTGTGCTCAAGGTCGACGTGGAGGACCATCGTGGCTGA
- a CDS encoding phytoene/squalene synthase family protein: MSGRELDAAGIVDPMLRASYEQCRALNAKYGKTYYLATLLLPPAKRPFVHALYGLARYADEIVDDMSSPLSDAQRQARLEQWAARFFADLDKRSSTEPIISAVIDTAARWQIPRAHFEAFFKSMTMDLTITEYATYEDLHTYVYGSAAVIGLQVVPILEPSHEAAYEYAIDLGIAFQLANFIRDVNEDLDRGRVYLPLNELAQFGVTRADLEQRKATPEIKQALAFQIARVRQLEERSRIGIAMLHPAARPCIDAARELYCGIVDEIERIDYEVFETRARVSMARRLKVAAPAWMAARRARRKFGSGATAVL, translated from the coding sequence ATGAGCGGCCGCGAACTCGACGCAGCGGGCATCGTTGACCCGATGCTGCGCGCGTCTTACGAGCAATGTCGAGCGCTGAACGCCAAATACGGCAAGACGTACTACCTCGCAACCTTGTTGCTGCCCCCAGCGAAACGACCCTTTGTCCACGCGCTCTACGGCTTGGCCCGTTACGCAGACGAGATCGTTGACGACATGAGCAGCCCGCTAAGCGATGCCCAGCGACAAGCACGACTTGAGCAGTGGGCTGCTCGATTCTTTGCCGACCTGGACAAGCGCTCCTCCACAGAGCCCATCATCAGTGCCGTCATCGACACAGCAGCGCGCTGGCAGATCCCGCGCGCGCACTTCGAGGCCTTCTTCAAGTCAATGACGATGGACCTGACCATTACTGAGTACGCGACGTATGAGGACCTGCACACCTACGTCTACGGATCCGCCGCAGTAATCGGCCTGCAGGTCGTGCCGATCCTGGAACCAAGTCACGAAGCTGCCTATGAGTATGCAATCGATCTTGGCATCGCCTTTCAGCTGGCCAACTTCATTCGCGATGTCAACGAGGACCTCGATCGCGGGCGGGTGTACCTGCCTTTGAATGAGCTCGCCCAGTTCGGTGTGACGCGAGCCGATCTCGAGCAGCGCAAAGCCACACCTGAGATCAAGCAAGCCCTGGCATTTCAGATCGCTCGAGTTCGCCAGCTTGAAGAACGATCAAGAATTGGCATTGCCATGCTGCATCCTGCGGCCCGGCCATGTATTGATGCCGCCCGCGAGCTCTACTGCGGCATCGTCGATGAGATCGAGCGAATCGACTACGAGGTATTCGAAACGCGCGCTCGCGTATCCATGGCTCGTCGGCTCAAGGTGGCCGCCCCAGCATGGATGGCCGCCAGGCGCGCCCGACGCAAATTCGGCTCCGGTGCCACTGCCGTGCTCTAG
- a CDS encoding lycopene cyclase domain-containing protein has translation MSRLGYVGVLACILLGSAWLEIVLRTHVLRRGLRLLLALLPTLVVFVAWDAYAIAQGHWDFDLDRVIGWRVIAGVPIDEVLFFIIVPLAAILTLEAVRAARGWSAGDEQQ, from the coding sequence ATGTCACGTCTGGGCTACGTAGGTGTGCTCGCCTGCATTCTTCTTGGCAGTGCCTGGCTGGAGATCGTCCTGAGGACGCATGTTCTGCGTCGAGGGCTGCGCCTGCTGCTGGCCTTGCTGCCCACACTGGTGGTGTTTGTCGCGTGGGATGCCTACGCAATTGCGCAAGGGCACTGGGATTTTGATCTGGATCGGGTGATCGGCTGGCGGGTGATCGCCGGAGTTCCTATCGATGAGGTGTTGTTCTTCATCATCGTGCCGCTGGCCGCAATCCTGACTCTCGAAGCAGTGCGTGCGGCGCGTGGTTGGTCGGCAGGTGACGAACAACAATGA
- a CDS encoding SRPBCC family protein — MAERTESSIRIVAEPAAILDVIADLPAYPQWSQGIKTVEVLESLDGRPVRARFELDAGFIKDKYELAYTWNGLDSVTWTLVEAEVLSVMDGEYELTTAPDGSTHVSYQLTVDLRIPMLGMLKRKAEQVIVDTALKGLKTRVETNGSHTR; from the coding sequence GTGGCTGAGCGCACTGAGTCCAGCATCCGCATTGTCGCGGAGCCTGCCGCCATCTTGGATGTCATCGCTGACCTGCCCGCGTACCCACAATGGAGTCAGGGCATCAAGACCGTTGAGGTGCTTGAGTCCTTGGACGGACGACCTGTTCGCGCGCGCTTCGAGCTTGATGCGGGATTCATCAAGGACAAGTACGAATTGGCATATACGTGGAATGGCCTTGATTCGGTTACGTGGACCCTTGTTGAGGCTGAAGTGCTGAGTGTCATGGATGGGGAATACGAGTTGACAACTGCGCCAGACGGATCCACGCATGTCAGTTACCAGTTGACCGTGGATCTTCGGATTCCGATGTTGGGAATGCTGAAGCGCAAGGCCGAGCAAGTCATTGTCGACACCGCGCTCAAGGGCTTGAAGACACGAGTGGAGACCAATGGATCTCATACTCGTTAG
- a CDS encoding 6-phosphofructokinase — MRVGVLTGGGDCPGLNAVIRGIVRRGVADYGYEFVGFRDGWRGPLENVTMPLDIPAVRGILPRGGTILGSSRTNPIKVEGGIERIERNLQELGIDALIAIGGEDTLGVATVLTEHGFHVVGVPKTIDNDLSGTDFTFGFDTAVMIATEAIDRLHTTAESHHRILICEVMGRHAGWIALHSGMGGGANGILIPEVPFELDQVVGWVESRFRASYAPILCVSEGALPVGGDLVTKDTTKDAFGHVKLSGIGEWLASQIEERTGHEARTTVLGHIQRGGSPTAFDRVLATRFGLNAIAAVKDQAWGTMVALRGTDIVRIPLQEATGVLKTVPIERYEEASAFFG; from the coding sequence ATGCGCGTAGGGGTGCTCACAGGTGGCGGAGATTGCCCAGGACTGAACGCAGTGATCCGGGGGATTGTTCGTCGCGGCGTTGCTGACTATGGCTATGAATTCGTCGGCTTTCGCGATGGTTGGCGAGGGCCACTTGAGAACGTGACGATGCCCTTGGACATCCCGGCTGTTCGCGGCATCTTGCCGCGCGGCGGCACGATTCTTGGCTCCTCGCGAACCAACCCGATAAAGGTCGAGGGTGGCATCGAGCGCATTGAGCGTAATCTTCAGGAGCTGGGCATTGATGCGCTGATTGCAATCGGCGGCGAAGACACCCTCGGTGTGGCAACAGTGCTGACTGAGCATGGCTTTCATGTCGTGGGCGTGCCCAAGACCATCGACAACGATCTCAGTGGCACTGACTTCACCTTCGGATTCGATACCGCCGTCATGATCGCGACCGAGGCCATTGATCGCCTGCACACCACCGCTGAGTCACATCACCGAATCCTGATCTGTGAAGTCATGGGTCGCCATGCAGGTTGGATCGCGCTGCACTCAGGTATGGGCGGTGGCGCCAACGGCATCCTGATTCCAGAAGTGCCCTTCGAACTGGATCAGGTCGTCGGCTGGGTCGAATCGCGATTCCGCGCGAGTTATGCACCGATCCTGTGTGTTTCCGAAGGAGCGCTGCCCGTAGGTGGAGATCTCGTCACCAAGGACACCACCAAGGACGCCTTCGGACATGTGAAGCTGTCCGGTATTGGCGAGTGGCTGGCCTCGCAAATTGAGGAGCGCACCGGGCACGAGGCACGCACCACCGTGCTGGGTCACATTCAGCGCGGTGGCTCGCCGACCGCCTTCGATCGCGTCCTGGCAACCCGTTTCGGCCTCAATGCCATCGCTGCGGTGAAGGATCAGGCTTGGGGAACTATGGTGGCCCTGCGCGGCACCGACATCGTGCGAATTCCTTTGCAGGAAGCCACGGGAGTGCTGAAGACTGTTCCGATTGAACGCTATGAAGAGGCGTCAGCGTTCTTCGGCTAA